In the Telopea speciosissima isolate NSW1024214 ecotype Mountain lineage chromosome 2, Tspe_v1, whole genome shotgun sequence genome, one interval contains:
- the LOC122650660 gene encoding dehydration-responsive element-binding protein 2A-like, with translation MSSEFDPERKRKSRSRRNGCDSVVDKLAKWKEINEKLDSFSYKGKRIRKVPAKGSKKGCMIGKGGPENPRCNYRGVRQRTWGKWVAEIREPNKGIREPNKGSRLWLGTFPTALEAAQAYDKAARAMYGSCARLNLPECCASKESSKESCSAPIHTISTSETTTTTSNQSAEVYGAEESKVKLEFISNLEPEHEAVAKVKLRESNAVEAPQSMTIVKVDVKEEPPDPIDFSADGTCEPGGEEMLNSDPFFHNNFSMDEMFDMEELLWSLEDSDTLEGGVRQDCRYDTDFFGSTEKDLLQCGNPSDLSYHLQDPDTKLLGSLYHKHEPPAGDYSYEFFKPAEQSSGRRGADYSYGWDDDQGMLGLGF, from the exons ATGTCGTCCGAGTTTGACCCGGAGAG GAAGAGGAAGTCTAGAAGCAGGCGTAATGGATGTGATTCTGTAGTAGACAAACTCGCCAAGTGGAAAGAGATCAATGAGAAGCTCGATTCTTTTAGCTATAAAGGAAAGCGGATCCGTAAAGTTCCTGCCAAGGGCTCAAAGAAAGGTTGTATGATAGGGAAAGGGGGACCTGAGAATCCCCGATGCAATTACAGAGGTGTGAGGCAgaggacttggggaaagtggGTTGCCGAGATTCGTGAACCCAACAAAGGCATTCGTGAACCCAACAAAGGCAGCCGGCTCTGGCTGGGCACCTTCCCCACTGCTCTTGAGGCTGCTCAGGCTTACGACAAGGCCGCAAGGGCCATGTATGGTTCCTGTGCACGCCTCAACCTTCCTGAATGCTGTGCCTCAAAAGAATCTTCCAAGGAATCGTGCTCTGCTCCAATCCATACCATATCGACGTCCGAAACCACCACAACAACATCCAACCAATCAGCTGAGGTCTATGGAGCTGAGGAATCAAAGGTGAAGCTTGAGTTCATCTCCAATCTTGAACCTGAACATGAGGCAGTGGCAAAAGTCAAATTGAGGGAATCCAATGCTGTGGAGGCCCCTCAATCAATGACTATAGTCAAGGTGGATGTCAAGGAAGAGCCCCCAGATCCTATAGACTTTAGTGCCGATGGTACTTGTGAACCTGGAGGGGAGGAGATGTTGAATTCTGACCCGTTCTTCCATAATAATTTTTCAATGGATGAGATGTTCGACATGGAGGAGCTGTTGTGGAGTTTAGAAGATTCTGACACCCTTGAGGGTGGAGTGAGGCAGGATTGTAGGTATGACACAGATTTTTTCGGGAGCACTGAGAAAGACCTGTTGCAGTGTGGCAACCCATCAGATTTATCATATCACTTGCAGGACCCGGATACCAAGCTACTTGGGAGCTTGTACCACAAGCATGAGCCGCCTGCTGGTGATTACAGTTATGAATTCTTTAAGCCAGCCGAACAGAGTTCAGGAAGAAGAGGAGCAGATTATAGTTATGGGTGGGATGATGATCAAGGAATGCTTGGATTGGGGTTCTGA